CGCTGGCAGGCCCTCGTCCAGACGCCTGAAGTTCTCGCGCAGCCGTTCCCGGCTCACCAGGTAGAGGGGCGAGCCGTGGCGGGCCACGTAGCCGGCGATGCGCTCGCGATCGAGGTCGAAGGGATTCATGGGTCCCGGTGTCCTTCCCGCCGTCAGTAGCCCGCCGCCTGGCCGTCCTTGCGCGATTCGGAGCCGCCGTAGTACACGCCCGCCTTCACGTCGAGCAGGATGCCCTGGTAGCCGCCGAAGCTGCCGACGTCCGTCTGCAGGCGGTGGCCGCGCTGCACGAGTTCGCGCCGCACCTGGTAGCCGATGCCCTGCTCGAGGGAGACCACGCCACCGTCGGTCATCACCTCGCCCGTCGGTTGGCTGCTGCCCGTGTGCAGGATGCGGGGCGCGTCGCCCGCCTCCTGCACGTTCATGTGGAAGTCGACCAGGTTGACGATGATCTGCGCGTGGGCCTGGGGCTGGGTGGCGCCGCCCATCACGCCGAAGGCGAAGCGGTAGTCGTCGCCCAGGTTGGCGAAGGCCGGGATGATGGTGTGGAAGGGGCGTTTGCCCGGGGCGTAGGTGTTGGCCTCGCCCTCCCGCAGGTT
The DNA window shown above is from bacterium and carries:
- a CDS encoding gamma-glutamyltransferase; translation: AFADVPVAGLIGKEYAAARAALIDPRRAARRYDAGDPALRAGDTIYLTTADADGNMVSLIQSNYRGMGSGVCPEGLGFGLQDRGELFNLREGEANTYAPGKRPFHTIIPAFANLGDDYRFAFGVMGGATQPQAHAQIIVNLVDFHMNVQEAGDAPRILHTGSSQPTGEVMTDGGVVSLEQGIGYQVRRELVQRGHRLQTDVGSFGGYQGILLDVKAGVYYGGSESRKDGQAAGY